CGCGGGATTGTCGTCCCAGCGAGGTCTCGTGGCCGCCCTCTCGGAGGCCGACCGCGCCTGGGACGATGTGGACGCGCTGCTGGTCTCCCACCTCCACAGCGACCACGTGAACGGCTCCGCGGTGGCGTGCTGCGCCCGGTTCGAGATTCCGATCCACCTTCACCGGAAAAACCTGGACGGCTTCTCGAAGAAGGTTCTCTCCCGGTCCCCCGGTTCCTGCCCTGTCCGCCCCTTCACGGACGGCGAGACGTTCTCCATCGGGGCGATCGGGGTCGAGCCGTTCCGCGTTCCCCACGACGCGCGCGGGGTCACCTGCGGTTTCGCCCTCACCTCGGCCTCCCGGAACATCCGCGTGTCGATGGCGACCGACCTCGGCCAGAACGAGAACGGCCTCTTCGAGCGATTCCTCGACAGCGACCTGATCCTGATCGAGGCGAACTACGACGAAGAGATGCTGAACCGGAGCCCCCGGCTCGACCGGGGACGGGTGGGGTCGAACGTGGGGCACTTCTCCAACGCCCAAGCCGGGAAGTTCCTGGTGCGGGTCCTCCAGGAGAGCCGGAAAAGCCCGCAGGCCGTCGTCCTGTGCCATTTGAGCGCGGATCACAACACGCCGGAACTGGCCCGCCGCACCGTGCGTGAGATCCTCTCCGGCCACCGCTTCGGCGACGTTCCGGTCCACGCGGCGCGCAGGGACGGACCGTCGCGGAAGTTCACCGTTTAGGAGGCTAGCCTCCTTAACGCCGGTTTGCCCTTGAATACGGCGAGCGTCAAGTACGTCAAAAAGCTACAAGAAATCGCGGGAGGGTGTCTATGCGGAAAATCGTGAGCCTCGCGGCGATCGCCGCCCTGTTCGTGTCGATCCTGTCCGGATGTGCCGCGCAAAACGGGGGAATGCGGGAACATCAGGGGGCGGCGGTCGGCGCCGGGACCGGGGCGGTGGGCGGAGCCGTCGTCGGAGGGTTGCTCGGCGGGAAGCGCGGCGCGGTCGTAGGCGGGCTGCTGGGCGCGCTCGCCGGGGGCTTGGTCGGCAATTACCACGACGAGCGGGAGAAAGATCTCAC
This genomic interval from Deltaproteobacteria bacterium contains the following:
- a CDS encoding MBL fold metallo-hydrolase, translating into MEFHVTPLRSGSSGNLTLVEHAGTVLLVDAGLSSQRGLVAALSEADRAWDDVDALLVSHLHSDHVNGSAVACCARFEIPIHLHRKNLDGFSKKVLSRSPGSCPVRPFTDGETFSIGAIGVEPFRVPHDARGVTCGFALTSASRNIRVSMATDLGQNENGLFERFLDSDLILIEANYDEEMLNRSPRLDRGRVGSNVGHFSNAQAGKFLVRVLQESRKSPQAVVLCHLSADHNTPELARRTVREILSGHRFGDVPVHAARRDGPSRKFTV